The following proteins are encoded in a genomic region of Limosilactobacillus reuteri subsp. reuteri:
- the gmk gene encoding guanylate kinase, protein MANRGMLIVLSGPSGVGKGTVRKAIFDSNDNDFQYSISMTTRKPRPGEVNGVDYFFVSKEEFEHQIQTGGMLEYAKYVDNYYGTPLKYVNETLDSGKDVFLEIEVNGAMQVRSKCPDGVFIFLTPPDLDELKQRLIHRGTDSMEVINKRIHKAFGEIQMMQNYDYAVVNDEVPNAVEKIKDIIRTERLRVTRVMPRYLEMLGDAEK, encoded by the coding sequence ATGGCAAATCGTGGAATGTTAATTGTTCTTTCAGGTCCTTCCGGGGTTGGGAAGGGGACTGTTCGAAAAGCTATCTTTGATTCAAATGATAATGATTTTCAATATTCAATTTCGATGACAACTCGGAAACCACGTCCTGGAGAAGTTAATGGTGTTGATTATTTCTTCGTAAGCAAAGAAGAGTTTGAACACCAAATTCAAACTGGTGGGATGTTGGAATATGCTAAGTATGTTGACAACTATTACGGTACCCCATTAAAATATGTTAATGAGACCTTAGATTCAGGGAAAGATGTTTTCCTTGAGATTGAAGTTAACGGAGCAATGCAAGTACGGTCTAAGTGCCCAGATGGCGTGTTTATTTTCTTAACCCCTCCTGATTTGGATGAATTAAAGCAACGATTGATTCACCGGGGAACTGATAGTATGGAAGTCATTAATAAACGAATTCATAAAGCATTTGGTGAAATTCAAATGATGCAAAACTATGATTATGCAGTAGTTAATGACGAAGTACCAAATGCAGTTGAAAAGATTAAAGACATTATTCGTACTGAACGGCTTCGTGTTACCCGTGTAATGCCACGTTATCTTGAAATGTTAGGAGATGCCGAAAAATGA
- the recN gene encoding DNA repair protein RecN, with the protein MLQELTIDNLAIIKHLTLTFADQMTVLTGETGAGKSIIIDAVGLLAGGRGSQEFIRRGEEKLSLQGQFAIPDDPEFDNLLESLGIDHEDGILIVSREIHRNGRNIIRINGQLINTATLRQIGAGLVDIQGQNEHQQLMQPETHLGMLDQFAAKEVQPLLQKYQEEYQAYSKLKAAVNKKQANEQQWAQRLDMLRYQVNEIAEANLKENEEDELISERDRLEHFQQINNALQLAVTTFNEGEQAPVLDQVATVMDSINAIAEFDDAYDNLSKALNDAYYALQDVANEASQQLDMLEFDDERLAQIEQRLTTIGDLEHKYGDTLADVLKYYDKIKKELDSMEAAADSSSDLEQRLGEAENKIRETGRKLSQVRQKAAHELGKKVHQQLKELYMEKAEFEVRFANQSREQFTPTGIDQVEFYIRTNPGESMGPLAKIASGGELSRVMLALKTIFAQKEGVTSIIFDEVDTGVSGRVAQAIADKIRLIAQHSQVLCITHLPQVAAVAQHHFLIKKSVHDDRTTTRVTPLKENDRVEELARMLSGEKITQLTKEHAQELLNMAK; encoded by the coding sequence TTGTTACAAGAATTGACGATTGATAATTTAGCAATTATTAAGCACTTAACCTTAACTTTTGCTGACCAAATGACTGTTCTAACGGGGGAAACTGGTGCCGGAAAGTCAATTATTATTGATGCAGTCGGGTTGTTGGCCGGTGGTCGTGGGTCGCAGGAATTTATTCGCCGTGGAGAAGAAAAATTAAGTCTTCAAGGGCAATTTGCGATTCCTGATGATCCTGAATTTGATAATCTACTTGAATCGCTAGGAATTGACCATGAAGATGGAATCTTAATTGTCTCTCGGGAAATTCATCGTAATGGTCGTAATATTATCCGGATCAATGGGCAACTGATTAACACGGCAACTCTTCGTCAAATTGGTGCGGGATTAGTTGATATTCAAGGGCAAAATGAACATCAACAATTAATGCAACCTGAGACTCATTTAGGAATGCTCGACCAATTTGCGGCTAAAGAGGTTCAGCCTTTACTTCAAAAATATCAAGAAGAATATCAAGCTTATTCTAAACTCAAAGCTGCTGTAAATAAAAAACAAGCAAATGAACAACAATGGGCGCAGCGATTGGATATGCTTCGGTACCAAGTTAATGAAATTGCAGAAGCTAATCTAAAAGAAAATGAAGAAGATGAATTAATTAGTGAACGTGATCGATTGGAACACTTTCAACAAATTAATAATGCTCTTCAACTAGCTGTGACGACCTTTAATGAAGGTGAGCAAGCGCCTGTTTTAGATCAAGTTGCCACGGTGATGGACTCAATCAATGCAATTGCTGAATTTGATGATGCTTATGATAATCTTAGTAAGGCACTTAATGATGCTTATTACGCTCTTCAAGATGTAGCGAATGAAGCTAGTCAACAATTAGATATGCTTGAATTTGATGATGAACGGTTAGCTCAGATTGAACAACGGTTAACTACTATCGGTGATCTTGAACATAAATATGGCGATACATTGGCAGATGTTTTGAAGTATTATGATAAGATCAAAAAAGAACTCGATTCGATGGAGGCCGCGGCTGATTCTAGCAGTGACCTAGAGCAACGGTTAGGAGAAGCTGAAAATAAGATTCGAGAGACCGGTCGTAAATTGAGTCAGGTAAGACAAAAAGCTGCTCATGAACTTGGTAAAAAGGTTCACCAGCAGCTTAAAGAGCTTTACATGGAAAAAGCAGAATTTGAAGTTCGCTTTGCTAATCAAAGTCGGGAACAATTTACACCGACGGGAATTGACCAGGTTGAATTTTATATCCGAACTAATCCGGGAGAATCGATGGGACCATTAGCAAAAATTGCTTCTGGTGGTGAATTGTCACGGGTAATGTTAGCCCTAAAGACAATTTTTGCGCAAAAGGAAGGCGTTACTAGTATCATTTTTGATGAAGTTGATACTGGGGTGAGCGGACGGGTTGCCCAAGCAATTGCTGATAAGATTCGCTTAATTGCTCAACATTCACAGGTTTTATGTATCACGCACCTGCCACAAGTAGCAGCCGTTGCGCAACACCATTTCCTTATTAAGAAATCTGTCCATGATGACCGGACAACTACTCGAGTTACGCCATTGAAAGAAAACGATCGGGTTGAAGAACTTGCGCGAATGCTATCGGGTGAAAAGATTACCCAATTGACAAAAGAGCATGCGCAAGAATTGCTTAATATGGCAAAATAA
- a CDS encoding arginine repressor, translated as MKKAERQQKIREIITNESIERQEDLVAHLREMGLTVTQATISRDIKEMQLIKIPADNGGYRYGLPAYHHQGHENQLAQTLQDSLEQLKRNDCFLALTVHPGNGPVVATLIRKMDFPTVFTTIGDDGNVLVVCMSPEAAIKLEEKLNAMLD; from the coding sequence ATGAAAAAAGCAGAACGACAACAAAAAATTCGGGAAATCATTACTAATGAGAGCATTGAGCGGCAAGAAGATCTTGTTGCGCATCTGCGTGAAATGGGATTGACAGTTACTCAAGCGACTATTTCGCGCGACATTAAAGAAATGCAACTGATAAAGATTCCTGCTGATAATGGGGGCTATCGTTATGGCTTGCCAGCATATCATCACCAAGGACATGAAAACCAATTAGCACAAACCCTTCAAGACAGTTTGGAACAATTAAAACGTAATGACTGTTTCTTAGCGTTAACGGTTCATCCCGGGAATGGCCCGGTAGTAGCTACCTTAATTCGCAAAATGGATTTTCCAACGGTTTTCACAACAATTGGTGATGATGGAAATGTCCTTGTAGTTTGTATGTCTCCAGAAGCAGCAATTAAATTAGAAGAAAAGCTTAATGCAATGCTCGACTAG
- a CDS encoding TlyA family RNA methyltransferase codes for MKKERVDVLLVQQGLFDSREQAKRAVMAGEILGKNNERLDKPGQKIPITTTLHMKGHKMPYVSRGGLKLAKALKVFDISVKDKTVLDIGSSTGGFTDVMLQNGAKLSYALDVGTNQLVWQLREDPRVVVMEQTNFRYSKLADFTSGQPEFASIDVSFISLRLILPPLAQILKMGGEVVALIKPQFEAGKEHVGKNGIIHDHKVHRAVLEEVLTFAREDHFDILGLDYSPIKGGQGNMEFLVHLRLSENPGIVAEKVNIDKVIAAADDDLNHKE; via the coding sequence ATGAAAAAAGAACGTGTAGATGTATTGTTAGTCCAACAAGGGCTGTTTGACTCTCGCGAACAGGCAAAGCGGGCAGTGATGGCAGGAGAAATTCTTGGCAAAAATAATGAACGATTAGATAAACCAGGACAAAAGATTCCGATTACCACAACCCTTCACATGAAAGGTCATAAAATGCCGTACGTTAGTCGGGGTGGCTTGAAGTTAGCGAAAGCATTAAAGGTTTTTGATATTTCAGTTAAGGACAAGACGGTTTTAGATATTGGTTCATCAACTGGTGGCTTTACTGATGTAATGTTACAAAATGGGGCGAAGTTAAGTTACGCTCTTGATGTCGGAACTAATCAGTTAGTTTGGCAATTACGGGAGGATCCCCGGGTAGTTGTTATGGAGCAGACCAATTTTCGTTACAGCAAGTTAGCAGATTTTACCAGTGGTCAACCAGAATTTGCTTCGATTGATGTTTCGTTCATTTCCCTTCGTTTGATCTTACCACCATTGGCACAGATACTGAAAATGGGTGGTGAAGTAGTAGCGCTGATTAAGCCGCAATTCGAAGCGGGCAAAGAGCATGTTGGCAAAAATGGGATCATTCATGATCATAAAGTTCACCGGGCCGTTTTGGAAGAAGTACTGACTTTTGCCCGTGAAGATCATTTCGACATCCTTGGATTAGACTATTCACCAATCAAAGGGGGACAAGGAAATATGGAATTTTTAGTTCACCTACGCCTAAGTGAGAATCCGGGGATCGTTGCCGAAAAAGTAAATATCGATAAGGTTATTGCAGCCGCGGATGATGATTTGAATCATAAGGAATAA
- a CDS encoding polyprenyl synthetase family protein: protein MSTPLPILKEQIENYLSKSLAADVDQATLRDAMNYSLMAGGKRLRPALTLATIEMLGGTLNDDLLRAASALELLHTYSLIHDDLPAMDNDDLRRGKPTNHCKFGAGMATLAGDGLLTMAFQWVADNHLPANIRSQLTLELAKAAGPSGMVAGQARDIEGEHQHLTLNQLRYLHRQKTGELIRYAVLAGGIMMDQSAEIKQELAAFGENYGLAFQIYDDLMDVLSTTEEMGKAVHKDADEQKNTYPGLLGVDGAKEQLQIALAAAGQNQKNLEKLTGKSFAGYDDFLAYFK, encoded by the coding sequence ATGAGTACACCATTGCCGATTTTAAAAGAACAGATTGAAAACTATCTCAGCAAGTCACTGGCCGCAGATGTTGATCAGGCAACTTTAAGGGATGCCATGAATTATTCCCTAATGGCTGGGGGCAAACGGCTGCGTCCAGCATTGACGCTTGCAACGATTGAGATGCTGGGTGGCACGCTTAATGATGATCTGCTACGTGCGGCTTCTGCATTGGAATTGCTTCATACATATTCATTAATCCACGATGACCTTCCAGCGATGGATAATGATGATCTACGCCGCGGAAAACCAACTAATCACTGTAAATTTGGAGCGGGCATGGCAACTTTAGCAGGAGATGGATTATTGACGATGGCCTTTCAGTGGGTTGCCGATAATCACCTTCCAGCTAATATTCGGAGCCAATTAACCCTTGAACTTGCAAAAGCCGCGGGACCATCTGGAATGGTTGCTGGTCAGGCGCGGGATATTGAAGGTGAACACCAACATCTAACTTTAAACCAATTGAGATACTTGCACCGTCAAAAAACGGGGGAATTGATTCGCTATGCTGTTTTGGCAGGTGGGATTATGATGGATCAATCTGCTGAAATCAAACAAGAGCTAGCAGCATTTGGTGAAAACTACGGGTTAGCATTTCAAATCTATGATGATTTAATGGATGTCCTCAGTACTACTGAAGAGATGGGAAAAGCTGTTCACAAAGATGCTGATGAGCAAAAAAATACTTATCCAGGATTGCTCGGTGTAGATGGCGCAAAGGAGCAGCTACAGATAGCTTTAGCGGCTGCTGGCCAAAATCAAAAGAATCTTGAAAAGCTTACTGGCAAGTCGTTTGCTGGTTATGATGACTTTTTAGCATATTTTAAATAA
- a CDS encoding exodeoxyribonuclease VII small subunit, which produces MATAKPTFEEQLAQLQQIVNHLEQGNVPLEEALQQFQEGIKLSKELQTKLTNAEKTLGHLIDDNGDEKVYEKQTDDPSNNGGGNRGFGSADEQ; this is translated from the coding sequence ATGGCAACAGCAAAACCAACATTTGAAGAACAATTAGCACAATTACAACAGATCGTTAATCACCTTGAACAGGGGAATGTGCCACTAGAAGAAGCCCTTCAACAGTTTCAAGAAGGAATCAAGCTTTCTAAAGAATTACAAACGAAGCTAACAAATGCTGAAAAAACGCTTGGTCACTTAATTGACGATAATGGCGATGAAAAAGTCTACGAAAAGCAAACCGATGACCCAAGCAACAATGGCGGTGGTAACCGTGGATTTGGTAGCGCTGATGAACAATAA
- the xseA gene encoding exodeoxyribonuclease VII large subunit, which produces MDRSQYLTVSELTKYLKMKFDRDPYLHTVYLTGELSNFRLRQKHQYFSLKDDNAVIDAVMFEHQFRKIKFTPEQGMKVCVVGHVSLYEKSGRYQIYIDRMEPDGLGSLYLAFEQLKKKLSAEGLFNLPKKQIPMFPKRIAVVTSIDGAVIRDINTTVRRRYPIAQVVLYPTVVQGDKAAADIARQINRANDRGDFDTLIIGRGGGSMEDLWPFNEEVVARAIANSKIPVISSVGHETDTTIADLVADQRAATPTAAAELATPVKLNDALMTLKDDQNRLLNTMRTKINFDRQQLNKQLQSYIFQQPTRLYENYAQKVDQLTQQLGQAAQNKMQELQMNVERLSGRLTAASPLHRVQQQEQLVDQLKKQLVTASLASQNEKKQQVTTLIKQLDSLSPLKIMSRGYTYVTSDEKVVNHASQLTVGQNVHLHFDDGEVQAEIKKVKEH; this is translated from the coding sequence ATGGATAGAAGCCAGTATTTAACAGTTAGTGAATTAACTAAGTATTTGAAAATGAAGTTTGACCGGGATCCATACCTACATACGGTTTATTTAACCGGTGAGCTTTCTAATTTTCGTTTACGGCAAAAGCATCAGTATTTTAGTTTAAAAGACGATAATGCTGTGATCGATGCTGTAATGTTTGAGCATCAATTCCGGAAAATTAAATTTACTCCTGAACAGGGGATGAAAGTTTGTGTAGTCGGTCATGTAAGCTTGTATGAAAAAAGTGGTCGCTACCAGATTTATATTGATCGGATGGAGCCAGATGGTCTGGGCTCTTTATACTTAGCGTTTGAACAACTAAAAAAGAAATTGAGCGCTGAAGGTCTATTTAATTTACCTAAAAAACAGATCCCAATGTTTCCAAAACGAATTGCAGTTGTTACTAGTATTGATGGGGCAGTTATCCGGGATATTAATACGACTGTTCGACGCCGTTATCCAATTGCTCAAGTTGTTCTATATCCTACTGTTGTTCAAGGAGATAAGGCAGCGGCGGATATTGCTAGACAAATTAACCGTGCCAATGACCGCGGCGACTTTGATACCCTTATTATCGGTCGAGGTGGGGGATCAATGGAAGACTTATGGCCTTTTAATGAAGAAGTAGTTGCCCGTGCAATTGCCAATAGCAAAATTCCGGTAATTTCATCAGTTGGTCACGAGACAGATACAACAATTGCCGACCTCGTAGCTGATCAACGCGCAGCAACCCCAACTGCTGCTGCTGAATTAGCAACGCCGGTAAAACTAAACGATGCATTAATGACACTTAAAGATGATCAGAATCGTTTATTAAATACGATGCGGACTAAAATTAATTTTGACCGCCAACAATTGAATAAACAGCTGCAAAGCTATATTTTTCAGCAACCGACAAGATTATATGAAAATTATGCGCAAAAGGTTGACCAATTAACTCAACAGTTAGGTCAAGCAGCGCAAAATAAAATGCAAGAGCTACAAATGAACGTGGAAAGATTAAGTGGGCGTTTAACGGCGGCTTCTCCACTGCATCGGGTTCAACAACAAGAACAGTTAGTTGATCAATTAAAAAAACAATTGGTTACAGCCTCACTTGCCAGCCAAAATGAAAAGAAACAACAAGTGACAACTCTTATTAAACAATTAGATTCACTGAGTCCCCTTAAAATTATGAGTCGGGGATATACGTATGTAACGAGTGATGAAAAGGTTGTTAATCATGCCAGTCAATTAACGGTTGGGCAAAATGTTCACCTGCATTTTGATGACGGGGAAGTTCAAGCAGAAATAAAAAAGGTAAAGGAGCACTAA
- a CDS encoding bifunctional 5,10-methylenetetrahydrofolate dehydrogenase/5,10-methenyltetrahydrofolate cyclohydrolase has product MTTIIDGKALAKKINSQTKELVAQLKEKQNIIPGIAVVIAGDDVASLIYTRNKHNKAIKLGINSVLKKFPADVSQAELLAEIEKLNHDDTIDAILVQQPLPPQLDPEVITNAILPTKDVDGLNPLNLGKLFANQHGNYPVACTPRGIMRMLAEYNIDLQGKNAVIVGRSILVGKPLLALLNNANATVTMAGRSTGDLSALTKTADILIVATGVPNLIKATDVKPGAVVIDVGINRLSNGKLTGDVDFEAVKTKAQAITPVPGGVGPMTIATLMEQTVDLAWWRHHG; this is encoded by the coding sequence GTGACGACAATTATTGATGGCAAGGCCCTTGCTAAAAAAATCAACTCCCAGACGAAAGAACTAGTAGCACAGTTAAAAGAAAAACAAAATATAATCCCGGGAATTGCAGTCGTGATTGCTGGTGATGATGTAGCGAGCTTAATCTATACCCGAAATAAGCATAATAAGGCTATTAAGTTAGGAATCAATTCAGTTTTAAAAAAATTTCCTGCTGATGTTAGTCAAGCTGAGCTGCTTGCCGAAATTGAAAAGCTGAATCATGATGACACAATTGATGCCATTCTTGTTCAACAACCCCTTCCTCCTCAATTGGATCCAGAAGTAATCACCAATGCTATATTGCCAACTAAGGATGTTGATGGCCTTAATCCCCTAAACCTAGGAAAACTATTTGCCAATCAACATGGTAATTATCCCGTGGCTTGTACACCTCGCGGAATTATGCGGATGTTGGCAGAATATAATATTGATTTACAAGGGAAAAATGCAGTTATCGTTGGTCGGAGTATTTTAGTTGGTAAACCTCTTTTAGCTCTTTTAAATAATGCTAACGCAACTGTAACAATGGCTGGAAGAAGTACTGGCGACCTTTCTGCTTTAACGAAAACAGCGGATATTTTAATTGTTGCTACTGGTGTGCCTAACCTTATCAAGGCGACAGATGTAAAACCAGGAGCAGTGGTAATTGATGTGGGAATTAATCGTTTAAGCAATGGTAAATTGACAGGGGATGTTGATTTTGAAGCGGTAAAGACAAAAGCTCAGGCAATCACTCCTGTTCCAGGTGGCGTAGGACCAATGACAATTGCAACATTAATGGAACAAACAGTTGATTTAGCGTGGTGGAGGCATCATGGATAG
- the nusB gene encoding transcription antitermination factor NusB, giving the protein MSLNRHMIREEAFQVLFALQSDSEADIQTVYEAIPHHDEKQIPPYLLTLVNGVREHQDQLDEQINDLLASGWTINRLAKPDLVILRLALFEIQYAENVPTVVAINEALELTKTFSSDKSRKFINGALGKFEKQVNENN; this is encoded by the coding sequence ATGAGTTTGAACCGACACATGATTCGTGAGGAGGCTTTCCAAGTTCTCTTTGCTTTGCAATCAGATTCTGAAGCTGATATTCAAACCGTATATGAGGCGATTCCTCATCATGATGAAAAGCAAATTCCGCCTTATTTACTAACTTTGGTAAATGGGGTGCGGGAACATCAAGATCAGCTTGACGAACAAATCAATGATCTCCTGGCAAGCGGATGGACGATTAACCGTTTAGCAAAGCCAGATTTAGTGATTTTACGGCTTGCTCTATTTGAAATTCAATACGCTGAAAATGTTCCAACAGTAGTAGCAATTAATGAAGCATTGGAACTTACGAAAACATTCAGTAGTGATAAGTCACGTAAATTTATCAATGGAGCCCTTGGTAAATTTGAAAAACAAGTCAACGAAAATAATTAA
- a CDS encoding Asp23/Gls24 family envelope stress response protein — MAEESKIVLSSEDKSLGTIQISPRVLEIIAGIAASEIDGVSKMYGSFANSVSELLGRSDRRRGVKLSSNDEKLSLDVDVYVEYGVSVPKVAAMIQDKVKQQITLMTDLKVKEVNVHIKGIVTSKEDQQVDPNDLFGEHLNDEAGE; from the coding sequence ATGGCTGAAGAATCAAAGATTGTTTTAAGTAGTGAAGACAAGTCACTCGGGACAATTCAAATTTCGCCACGAGTTTTAGAAATTATTGCGGGGATTGCCGCAAGTGAAATCGATGGTGTTTCAAAGATGTATGGTTCATTTGCAAATAGCGTAAGTGAACTTTTGGGACGCTCTGATCGCCGGCGTGGGGTAAAGCTTTCCAGCAATGATGAAAAATTATCACTTGATGTGGATGTTTATGTTGAATATGGTGTCTCTGTTCCTAAAGTAGCGGCAATGATTCAAGATAAGGTTAAACAACAAATCACATTAATGACTGACTTAAAAGTAAAAGAAGTTAATGTTCATATTAAGGGAATCGTAACATCTAAAGAAGACCAACAAGTAGACCCTAATGACTTGTTTGGCGAACATCTTAACGACGAGGCTGGTGAATAA
- a CDS encoding 2'-5' RNA ligase family protein: MQLTSLYNNINQQGMTAIRNHQEQLDRNLLNPDKDMRRGLTLTASLPAHVSRNIMFCLQKLAAIEPNQYFYPPADLHITIIDLIAASSDFLLSTFEEEKYKNVVGQIISQIGPIHWRLAGMITSSGALLVKGYYSAELSTLRNTLRKELPLHDLLLKERYPTISGHVTVARYTSPIQQADRFLKTLEGFKSINFGQFTTSSLDLVVHDWYNHKSRLISILSLGS, translated from the coding sequence ATGCAACTTACTAGTCTGTATAATAATATTAATCAACAGGGAATGACGGCAATTAGAAATCATCAAGAACAGCTAGATCGTAACTTGCTAAATCCTGATAAAGATATGCGGCGAGGACTGACGCTTACTGCTTCACTTCCTGCGCATGTTAGCCGCAATATTATGTTTTGCCTGCAAAAATTGGCTGCAATTGAACCTAACCAATACTTCTATCCTCCTGCTGACCTGCATATTACGATTATTGACCTTATTGCAGCTAGCTCAGACTTTTTGCTCTCAACATTTGAAGAGGAAAAATATAAAAACGTAGTAGGGCAGATTATTTCACAAATTGGACCGATTCACTGGCGTTTAGCAGGAATGATCACTAGTTCAGGAGCGCTTCTTGTAAAAGGGTATTATTCAGCAGAATTATCAACTTTACGGAACACACTTAGGAAAGAACTGCCGTTACATGACTTGTTGCTAAAAGAACGATATCCAACAATTTCAGGACATGTGACGGTTGCACGGTATACTAGTCCTATTCAGCAGGCAGACCGTTTCTTGAAGACGTTAGAAGGATTTAAATCAATTAATTTCGGGCAATTTACCACATCTAGTCTCGATTTAGTCGTTCATGATTGGTATAATCATAAGTCGCGGTTAATTTCTATACTGTCGCTAGGTTCCTAA
- a CDS encoding M24 family metallopeptidase: MSRIKRLQKKFEKLYIDAFLVTDEKNIYYLTGFNLMRGDGCLLVTKDNAIIITDDRYQLALEEFENDEVVGMITRDYYGSLNKICQGMKVTVLGYEDTVTYALFDVLDEQMTADLVPFHQQLERMRMIKDSDEVNALRASADLHSAGYQYLLENVHAGMTERHVANLLDFWMKEHGASGASFPTIVASGKNAAKPHATASKKVIEDGDIVTVDFGYYFNGYTADMTRTFAVGSIDPELRDVYQIVNEAREAVIQAAHVGQQGDQLDFAGRQLIEIAGYGDEFNHGMGHGIGLSVHELPASYGPSAQNIKLRNNEVITVEPGIYIPEIGGVRIEDDILVTHGGVEVLTKAPTDLIIVGK, encoded by the coding sequence ATGTCTAGAATTAAACGTCTACAGAAGAAATTTGAAAAATTATATATCGATGCATTTTTAGTAACGGATGAAAAAAACATTTATTACCTTACTGGTTTTAACCTTATGAGAGGCGATGGATGCCTCTTAGTAACAAAAGATAATGCGATTATTATTACTGATGACCGGTACCAACTTGCATTAGAAGAATTTGAAAATGATGAAGTTGTGGGAATGATTACCCGTGACTATTACGGTTCACTTAATAAAATATGTCAGGGGATGAAAGTGACGGTTCTTGGATATGAAGATACAGTTACTTACGCCTTATTTGATGTGCTTGATGAGCAGATGACAGCAGATCTTGTTCCCTTCCACCAACAACTTGAACGGATGCGAATGATTAAAGATAGTGATGAAGTAAATGCTTTGCGGGCTTCTGCAGACTTACATTCAGCAGGATACCAGTACCTTTTAGAAAATGTTCACGCTGGGATGACCGAGCGCCATGTTGCGAACTTACTTGATTTTTGGATGAAGGAACATGGAGCGAGCGGGGCCTCTTTTCCGACAATTGTCGCTAGTGGCAAAAATGCGGCCAAACCGCATGCTACGGCTTCAAAAAAGGTGATTGAAGACGGCGATATTGTTACTGTTGATTTTGGCTACTACTTCAATGGCTATACGGCAGACATGACTAGAACATTTGCCGTTGGTTCAATTGATCCAGAATTACGTGATGTTTATCAAATTGTCAATGAGGCGCGTGAAGCTGTAATTCAAGCTGCTCATGTTGGGCAACAAGGTGATCAACTTGACTTTGCGGGACGGCAATTAATCGAAATAGCAGGTTATGGGGATGAATTCAACCATGGAATGGGACATGGAATAGGCTTATCGGTTCATGAATTGCCTGCTAGCTATGGACCAAGTGCTCAAAATATTAAATTGCGGAACAATGAAGTTATCACTGTTGAACCTGGTATCTATATTCCTGAAATTGGCGGGGTCCGGATAGAAGATGATATTCTGGTTACTCACGGTGGAGTTGAAGTGCTGACGAAGGCGCCAACTGACCTAATAATCGTAGGAAAATAG
- a CDS encoding YggS family pyridoxal phosphate-dependent enzyme, protein MTIVDKAKEVQEKIIAACKRSGRDPQDVQLLPVSKNHPAADIAELYKAGWNNFGENYVQELAKKHDELPADINWYMIGHLQRNKVKYIADYVTMIQSVDSLKLMNTIEKEGRKHDRIIPILIEVNVGEEESKFGVKPTLQDCMELAEASLQLPHVKLRGLMTSAPYYDDPEKTRPIFRRLRELRDEMNNQNDQLKLDVLSMGMTHDYEIAVEEGSTCVRVGTAIFGPRDYSNRQY, encoded by the coding sequence ATGACGATTGTTGATAAAGCTAAAGAAGTCCAAGAAAAAATTATTGCTGCATGCAAGCGAAGCGGTCGAGATCCCCAAGACGTTCAACTGTTACCAGTTAGCAAAAATCATCCGGCAGCAGATATTGCAGAACTTTACAAAGCAGGATGGAACAATTTTGGCGAGAATTATGTTCAGGAATTAGCCAAAAAGCATGATGAATTACCAGCAGACATTAACTGGTATATGATTGGCCACCTTCAACGTAATAAGGTTAAATACATTGCTGATTACGTTACAATGATTCAATCGGTTGACTCCCTTAAACTAATGAATACGATCGAAAAAGAAGGGAGAAAGCACGATCGAATAATTCCGATTTTAATTGAAGTTAATGTTGGAGAAGAAGAGAGTAAATTTGGGGTTAAGCCAACTTTGCAAGATTGCATGGAATTAGCTGAGGCAAGTCTTCAATTGCCACATGTAAAGTTGCGGGGATTAATGACTAGTGCTCCCTATTATGATGACCCAGAAAAAACACGGCCGATTTTTCGCCGCCTACGTGAATTGCGCGATGAAATGAACAACCAAAATGATCAATTAAAATTAGATGTTCTTAGTATGGGGATGACCCATGATTATGAAATAGCGGTAGAAGAAGGTTCAACCTGTGTGCGGGTTGGGACAGCTATCTTTGGCCCTCGTGATTACTCTAACCGGCAGTATTAA